The following coding sequences are from one Oryzias melastigma strain HK-1 linkage group LG20, ASM292280v2, whole genome shotgun sequence window:
- the LOC112139054 gene encoding LOW QUALITY PROTEIN: protein-tyrosine sulfotransferase 1-like (The sequence of the model RefSeq protein was modified relative to this genomic sequence to represent the inferred CDS: inserted 1 base in 1 codon; substituted 1 base at 1 genomic stop codon) — translation MLGKLKENLLVACLVISSVTVFYLGRHAMECHHRFEERSQPGGVLPLSALGGSMRTTLRTSQNLSAPFVYNKDMPLIFIGGVPRSGTTLMRAMLDAHPDVRCGEETRVIPRILAMKQMWSRSGREKMRLDEAGVTDEVLDAVMQAFLLEIIVKHGEPASVLCNKDPFALKSLSYLAKIFPRAKFLLMIRDGXASVHSMISRKVTIAGFDLNSYRDCLTKWNRAIETMYTQCLDAADKCLPVHYEQLVLHPEKWMWTLLKFLDIPWNDAVLHHEDLIGKAAGVSLSKVERSTDQVIKPVNVEALSKWVGKIPXDVVRDMAVIAPMLSRLGYDPHANPPNYSQPDPKVLDNTRRIQKSAEKSNPN, via the exons ATGCTGGGAAAGCTGAAGGAGAACCTGCTGGTGGCCTGCCTGGTCATCAGTTCGGTCACAGTCTTTTACCTCGGTCGTCATGCCATGGAGTGCCACCATCGCTTCGAAGAGCGCAGCCAACCTGGCGGGGTCCTGCCTTTGTCGGCGCTCGGGGGCAGCATGCGGACCACCTTACGGACCAGCCAGAATCTCAGCGCGCCTTTTGTTTACAACAAAGACATGCCGCTCATCTTCATCGGCGGCGTGCCTCGGAGCGGGACCACACTGATGCGAGCAATGCTGGACGCTCACCCAGATGTGCGTTGTGGTGAAGAAACCCGTGTCATCCCACGCATCCTGGCTATGAAGCAAATGTGGAGCCGATCAGGCCGGGAGAAAATGCGTCTGGACGAGGCCGGTGTGACGGATGAGGTGCTGGATGCGGTCATGCAGGCCTTCCTGCTGGAGATCATCGTCAAACACGGCGAGCCCGCCAGCGTCCTCTGCAACAAGGACCCTTTTGCTTTAAAGTCTCTGTCTTACCTGGCCAAGATTTTTCCTCGTGCCAAGTTTTTGCTCATGATTCGCGATGGGTGAGCATCTGTCCACTCTATGATCTCAAGGAAAGTGACCATTGCAGGCTTTGACCTGAACAGCTACAGGGACTGCCTGACCAAATGGAATCGGGCCATCGAGACCATGTACACTCAGTGCCTGGATGCAGCAGACAAATGCCTCCCTGTGCACTATGAACAGTTGGTTCTCCATCCTGAAAAATGGATGTGGACATTGCTAAAATTCCTTGACATTCCTTGGAATGATGCTGTCCTCCACCACGAGGACCTCATTGGGAAAGCTGCTGGAGTCTCCCTTTCCAAGGTGGAGAGGTCCACAGACCAGGTCATCAAGCCCGTCAACGTGGAGGCCTTATCCAAATGGGTTGGAAAGATCC CCGACGTGGTGAGGGACATGGCCGTCATCGCCCCCATGCTCTCCAGGCTGGGTTACGACCCGCACGCCAACCCCCCCAACTACAGCCAGCCCGACCCCAAGGTTCTGGACAACACCAGGAGG ATCCAGAAGTCTGCAGAGAAGTCCAACCCCAATTAG